In Aerosakkonema funiforme FACHB-1375, the DNA window TCAGGCATAGGCGAACAGCACTTCCAAGATGATGGTACTGCAAAACATTTCACTTTTTGATCGAAGAGATCCCCGACTTCCCCAACAAGTCAGGGATGCGATCGAAAAACCGATCCCAAAAATCTTATTCCCGATCCGAAAAGCACAAAGACATCTGTGTTCATCTGTGGATATCTGTGGTTAAAATCCCAGAGTAGTTACAATTAAAAATCTGTAATTGGGAATACAGTTTGATGTATCTTTTGACAGAAGTTACAGCCTTAACTAAACAATTAGGATACTTGTGACAAAAACAAAAAGGAAAATACTATGCAGCGCCTTTTTTCCAACTTAAAGCAGGCATTTCGCCAAAGCTTTTTTATTTTCAGCTTGATTAGCTTGATTGGCCTCTCAAGTTTATTCATTTTCAGTCAGCCAAGTTTAGCCGCCGCCCCCACAGAAAGACAACCAACTTTAGAGAGAGGAATTGATAACGCCGCTCAAACTAACCAAGCTGCCCATAATCGCGTAGATACTTACGAAAAAGCAGTGAAAGCAGTTGACGATCCTCAAGGTCTGGAAAAAGCTTACGAAAAAAATCTCGGCAAATACGAAGAAAAGCAACCAGATAACGGCATCATCCAAGAAGCTAGCAAAATAATTGAAAAAGTCACCGGTCAAGACTAATCGATTTCTCAAGTCTTACCCAAGCACATTAAACACAAGTACGTTGTTGCGCTTTAGCGCTAAAGCGCAACAACATACCCAAAAATCAACTCTATTTTTTGTGGTGATTATAAAAAGTTATTTAATCGTAGGCTGGGTTAGGCATCACAATCAACTTTAACATTAAGACGAACATTTTTCCCCATAAATCCGAAAAGCCTACGATATAACATATTAATTGGTACGAATTTGGGGCGTGGTGCGTTAGGCGCTTTTGACTTTTGACTTTTGAATTTTGACTTTTGAATTTTGACTTTCTAGACCCTAACTATAACCTTGCAATTCCTGTTGCAAATGTTTCCCCCACTCAGTAGCTATAGCTATTTCTGTGAAGGGAATTTGGATAGAATCAGTTGCATCTGCAAAGCAAAATTCTAACGCTACTGAACGACCTCGATCGGGTGGGTTTTGTAAATCAGCTAATTTGTCATCTACCATTAGATAGATTGATTTGACATTTTTTAGAGAAAAAGTTTGCAGATTCACTGGTTCTGTGCGCGTAGGTTTTCCCCAAGTTAAATTGCTGCCATTTTGACCCAAAACCGCATAAATATCGTACTTTGCCCGCTCAAATTGCGACGCCCAGCGACGATAAGCTTCAACCTTTTGAAATTCGTTCCAGCCAGCCCAAGCTAACCAAATAAATAGTGCCAGCAACGGCAGCCAAATAAGACCTCTTTCCATATTTGAGCGATCGACTTTTGGTAAATATCCTGCAACAACAGTTTCTAAACTGGGTGAGGTTGAGTTATGGTGGTGATCGAGCTGTCCCTACCCCTGGCAGGTTGACATGAAAAAGCTTTTTCTTCTGAGTTTGTTTATCATCGGTCTCGGTTTCGCCATCTTTAATTTTAAAGGACTGGCAGCCAGAGGCAACTATGACTCGATCGTGCTGGACTTTCGGGAAGATGTTCCCGCAGCCCAAATTGCCGAAAAGCTGAGCGCGATCGCAAAACAGTACCACGTTAACCCTTATCTCAATAGCGAATTCTCTGTAAAGGATAATGTCTATATTGTCAAGGGCGATGAGAAATTACTTAAAGCCCTGAAAAAATCAGATCTAGCCAAACAGACAGAATCTATTGAGCCCAACTATCTGTATTACGCCCTAGAAATCCCCAACGACCCAGAGTACAGCAAGCAGTGGAACCTGCGAAGCATCAACATCGAGTCAGCGTGGGAAGAAACCAAAGGTAGCGGTGTGACAGTAGCCGTGATCGACACTGGCGTCAGCCGCGTTCCCGACTTGCAAAAAACCAATTTCGTCAAAGGCTACGACTTTGTGAACGACAAAGTAGAAGCTGATGACGACAACGGACACGGCACCCACGTTGCAGGTACGATCGCACAATCTACCAACAACGGTTACGGCGTCGCCGGCGTCGCCTACGAAGCCACCATCATGCCGCTGAAAGTCCTGAGTGCAGGCGGTGGCGGTACAGTTGCCGATATTTCCGAAGCCATCAAATTTGCCGCTGACAACGGCGCAGGCGTCATTAATATGAGCTTGGGTGGCGGCGGTGCCAGCGAACTGATGCAAGAAGCCGTTGACTATGCCCACAGCAAAGGCGTAGTTGTAGTAGCAGCAGCGGGTAACGAAAGCCGAGATTCCTCCTCCTACCCAGCTCGCTATCCCCATGTCATCAGCGTATCCGCACTCGGCCCCGACGGTGAAAAAGCACCCTACTCCAACTTTGGTGCAGCTGTAGATATCGCCGCTCCCGGTGGCAGCGAAAACGGTAAGATTCTCCAAGAAACCATTGACTACCAAACCGGCGAACCCATCTTTGCCGGTTATCAAGGCACCAGCATGGCATCTCCCCACGTTGCTGGAGTTGCCGCAATGGTGAAAGCAATGGGTATCGAAAACCCAGATGAAGTCGAAGAAGTCCTCAAAAAATCCGCACTTGCAGTCAAAGAAGACCCCCTCAACCACTTTGGTGCCGGCAAACTGGATGCAGCAGCAGCAGTGAAACTCGCCGCCAAAGGACAAATCACCTTCCGCGACTTCTTCCGCTGGTTGCGCGAAAATGGTTATCTCAACCTCCGCTTCTGGTTTGATGGCGGTGCTGTAGCACTCCTACCTAAGATACTGATGGTATTGGGTTCCTACCTGCTAGCTTGGTTCTTGCGGAACTATTTACCCGGCTGGACTTGGGGGCTAAACAGCGGTTTAATCTTTGGCAGTTCCGGTTTGTTCTTCCTGCGCGGTTTATACGTCTATGATGCGCCCCAGTGGCCTTTCCGAGTCTTGGGTAGTTCTATTCCCGAACTGGGTAACGCCATTCAAGGCACTAGCGCCTTAAACCCGATATTTGCCAGCGTGCTAATTCCGTTAGTTTTAGTAGCGCTGTTGCTGGGAAATCGCAGTTGGAAGTGGTTTGCGATCGGATCTGGCATCGGTGTGGCCAGCTGCTTGCTTGTCAGCGCCGTGATGATGCCTCATGTCATGTGGCTGGGAGAAGGTCTCTGGGCCCGTGCCTTCCTGATCGTTAACGCCCTACTCTGTTTCGGACTTTCTCGGTTAGCTATGCAAGGAGAAAAACAAACTGCTTGACACTCTACCGCCGTAGAACGGCGAAGATTCTCAAGAGATTTTCACTCTTAACGGCTGTGCCAAACAGCCTCTAGACACTCCGCCTAAAGCATCGTGCTTACTTTTTCTCAAGATATTCGCCGCGCCGTTACAGTCAGCGTTTACCAGAAAACCATGCTTCGTTCGATACAGTCCGCGTTTAACCCGTTTCCCGGAGAATTTATATTCTCTCGGTTTATCGGCGTTGTAAATGGGCAGTTTATCCCCGTCGAGAAAACTCGCTCTACTGGTATAGGATTCCTCCTGTTCCACGTAGGCGATACCGTATCTGGAGCACAACGCTTTCAGTTTGGCTCTCAGGCTGGTGTGGGGAATTTGAACGAAGTTTTGGTTATTCCGACTCCCGATGTTAATCTCCTGTTTGATGCCCACGTTAAAACCGACAACGATTTTAGCGATCCGGTTCTCGATACAGTGATTAATAATGTGACGCGCGGCTTTATTGAGATAATCCCGAACCTTGTTATTCCGATTCCGTGTTATTCTCGCCTGACGCTCGGTTATTCCCTCGATATAATGCAAATCTTTAATCGATTGCAGTCGGGCGTTCTCTTTGTTGAACCAACGGTTAAGGGATTTAATTCTTTTACCATCCACGATAAAGGATGCCCCGTTGGTATCGACGCAGGTGGCCAGATTATCGAGTCCGAGATCGATAGCGAGAGCGTTATCGGGTTCTGTAGGAACGGGAGTTTCTTCAACTTCGGCGATCAACTCCACGTCGAAGAAACGCGCGTTATAGCGGGGGTGAATCCGAACTTCTTTAAGAGTATCGGGATCGATTCTCGCAGGAATTGGTATCCAAATTTCCCCGTGTTCCTTGCAGAAGTCACGAGACATCGGAACACGGAATTTTCCATCCTTGATTTTGACCCTCGGCATAATCAAGAGGAAATAACCGTCTTTCGGGAGATAGTGAGGAAGTCTAACTTTCTGTTGAAAGCTTCCCTCTTTTACGGCGTTTATCAAGCCGTAGAAACTCCGAAAGGTTCTATCGACTACTTTAAGGGTCTGTTGGGCTATATCGGTATTCAACCGCTTATAGTTCTCGTTCGCTTTGCAGTAGTGATAGTTAGATTCGTAGCGAAGATGTTTCCCAAATTGAAAGTAATACTGTCTGACCGTGTAAAGCCCCACGTTGTAGAGGTTTTTACTCAGTCGGCAGAGTTCTCGCAAGGCGGTAAATTCCCTCGCCCCGAGTCCGCGTATCTGGTTCTTCTGAGTCAGGTACATCGCTTTCTCGCTAGAACTACAGCCACTTTAGCGAGAAGCCCCTTAAATGTAAAGCCGTCCTAGAAGGACGGGGTTTCAAACCCAAAATTTACGATGAGTTTAAGCGTCACAGGTACGATCGAACGCAAAGGACTTGGGCCAGGAACCTGGGCTATAGTCACCGATAAAGGGGAAACCTACGAACTCTACGAAGGTGGCCCAAAAGAACTGCACGAATC includes these proteins:
- a CDS encoding DUF5942 domain-containing protein; the encoded protein is MKKLFLLSLFIIGLGFAIFNFKGLAARGNYDSIVLDFREDVPAAQIAEKLSAIAKQYHVNPYLNSEFSVKDNVYIVKGDEKLLKALKKSDLAKQTESIEPNYLYYALEIPNDPEYSKQWNLRSINIESAWEETKGSGVTVAVIDTGVSRVPDLQKTNFVKGYDFVNDKVEADDDNGHGTHVAGTIAQSTNNGYGVAGVAYEATIMPLKVLSAGGGGTVADISEAIKFAADNGAGVINMSLGGGGASELMQEAVDYAHSKGVVVVAAAGNESRDSSSYPARYPHVISVSALGPDGEKAPYSNFGAAVDIAAPGGSENGKILQETIDYQTGEPIFAGYQGTSMASPHVAGVAAMVKAMGIENPDEVEEVLKKSALAVKEDPLNHFGAGKLDAAAAVKLAAKGQITFRDFFRWLRENGYLNLRFWFDGGAVALLPKILMVLGSYLLAWFLRNYLPGWTWGLNSGLIFGSSGLFFLRGLYVYDAPQWPFRVLGSSIPELGNAIQGTSALNPIFASVLIPLVLVALLLGNRSWKWFAIGSGIGVASCLLVSAVMMPHVMWLGEGLWARAFLIVNALLCFGLSRLAMQGEKQTA
- a CDS encoding RNA-guided endonuclease InsQ/TnpB family protein; translation: MYLTQKNQIRGLGAREFTALRELCRLSKNLYNVGLYTVRQYYFQFGKHLRYESNYHYCKANENYKRLNTDIAQQTLKVVDRTFRSFYGLINAVKEGSFQQKVRLPHYLPKDGYFLLIMPRVKIKDGKFRVPMSRDFCKEHGEIWIPIPARIDPDTLKEVRIHPRYNARFFDVELIAEVEETPVPTEPDNALAIDLGLDNLATCVDTNGASFIVDGKRIKSLNRWFNKENARLQSIKDLHYIEGITERQARITRNRNNKVRDYLNKAARHIINHCIENRIAKIVVGFNVGIKQEINIGSRNNQNFVQIPHTSLRAKLKALCSRYGIAYVEQEESYTSRASFLDGDKLPIYNADKPREYKFSGKRVKRGLYRTKHGFLVNADCNGAANILRKSKHDALGGVSRGCLAQPLRVKIS